From Nitratidesulfovibrio vulgaris str. Hildenborough, a single genomic window includes:
- a CDS encoding helix-turn-helix domain-containing protein, which produces MATLIDDVVKLVAGGWRPYRGDVDASVYDALECPRLPIPGRNAPKSGGPYWFHRADVFLCLGCGRRCSLNRPNGFQPPLPVRYPVSKERPFTLTPQEMVTRLRLLNVHQAAYCLNVSPGQIYNWIAEGRLRRLKEAPVRVPSEDVRAMMENWEE; this is translated from the coding sequence ATGGCGACACTGATTGATGACGTGGTGAAGCTGGTTGCGGGCGGCTGGCGGCCCTACCGTGGCGATGTGGATGCCAGTGTCTACGACGCGCTGGAGTGCCCCCGCCTGCCCATACCCGGACGCAATGCGCCGAAGAGCGGCGGCCCGTACTGGTTCCACCGGGCGGACGTGTTCCTCTGCCTCGGTTGTGGCAGGCGTTGCAGCCTGAACAGGCCCAACGGCTTCCAGCCGCCGCTACCCGTGCGCTACCCCGTCAGCAAAGAGCGGCCCTTCACGCTCACTCCGCAGGAGATGGTCACAAGACTGCGCCTGCTCAACGTGCATCAGGCGGCCTATTGCCTGAACGTCAGCCCCGGCCAGATATACAACTGGATAGCCGAGGGCAGACTGCGCCGATTGAAAGAGGCCCCCGTGCGCGTCCCTTCCGAGGATGTGCGGGCGATGATGGAGAACTGGGAGGAATAA
- a CDS encoding major capsid protein — MLASLKNVFTAQAIAASLTKLPDLATTVLDTAFPDRPTHPFPVVGVGELTAIVGTVPVVRRGGQPVAVGGEGYDVQLIAPKPVKPAIEVTAAELNDLRMILGNAAALDMWRSNKIDTLRRLVRDTTEAMASVVLYTGQVNWPSRGDGGNSESYVIDYGSILNHTMQAKLTASSKVSEVFKLLTAMRTRIRESGIGGKVAFHAGADVFAVLLDICQGWTSTAEGGGIRVEMSEGKLSIGGFSVALMDETYPHPVTGTWTPKLERKALVGYATDVPGKVWYCAIDSISAANSATPFYVVPEPLPGDSGYRLIAQSKPLPARNPRTICKTVAVD; from the coding sequence ATGCTTGCATCACTCAAGAACGTATTCACGGCGCAGGCTATCGCGGCATCGCTCACCAAGCTGCCCGACCTCGCCACCACCGTGCTCGACACCGCCTTTCCCGACAGGCCCACGCATCCCTTCCCCGTGGTGGGGGTGGGCGAACTCACCGCCATCGTGGGCACCGTGCCCGTGGTGCGGCGTGGCGGCCAGCCCGTGGCCGTGGGCGGCGAAGGCTATGACGTGCAACTCATCGCCCCCAAGCCCGTGAAGCCCGCCATCGAAGTGACGGCGGCGGAACTGAACGACCTGCGCATGATCCTCGGCAACGCCGCAGCCCTCGACATGTGGCGTAGCAACAAGATCGACACCCTGCGCCGCCTCGTGCGCGACACCACAGAGGCCATGGCCTCGGTGGTGCTCTACACCGGGCAGGTGAACTGGCCCTCGCGGGGCGATGGCGGCAACAGCGAAAGCTACGTCATCGACTACGGCAGCATCCTCAACCACACCATGCAGGCCAAACTCACGGCATCGTCCAAGGTCAGCGAGGTGTTCAAGCTGCTCACGGCCATGCGTACCCGCATCCGTGAAAGCGGCATCGGCGGCAAGGTCGCGTTCCACGCAGGGGCCGACGTCTTCGCCGTGCTGCTGGACATCTGCCAAGGCTGGACGAGCACAGCCGAAGGCGGAGGCATCCGCGTCGAGATGAGCGAGGGCAAGTTGAGCATCGGCGGCTTCTCCGTGGCCCTGATGGACGAGACCTATCCGCACCCGGTCACCGGGACATGGACGCCCAAGCTCGAACGCAAGGCGCTGGTGGGATACGCCACCGACGTGCCGGGCAAGGTCTGGTACTGCGCCATCGACTCCATCAGCGCAGCCAACAGCGCCACCCCGTTCTATGTGGTGCCCGAACCCCTGCCGGGCGACTCCGGCTACCGGCTCATCGCCCAGTCCAAGCCCCTGCCCGCACGGAATCCGAGGACTATCTGCAAGACCGTGGCGGTGGACTAG
- a CDS encoding DUF1320 domain-containing protein — translation MEYCTRDHITDLLLEDYVTVAEQKNPGIVERTIAAVSGEVTAMLAWRYVTPLPAVPDLLRYITSVIAAYRIVQAITSLVDTEGSTNNEWLPLQQQWKRVTAQLDDIAAGRLRLPPPAQELNTDREEASVAVVTRPPLFDRRGF, via the coding sequence ATGGAATACTGCACCAGAGACCACATCACCGACCTGCTGCTCGAGGACTACGTGACCGTGGCCGAGCAGAAGAACCCCGGCATCGTCGAACGCACCATCGCGGCGGTATCCGGCGAAGTGACCGCCATGCTCGCGTGGCGGTATGTCACCCCGTTGCCCGCCGTCCCCGACCTGCTGCGGTACATCACCTCGGTGATCGCGGCGTACCGCATCGTGCAGGCCATCACGTCACTGGTGGACACCGAGGGCAGCACCAACAACGAGTGGCTGCCCCTGCAACAGCAGTGGAAGCGAGTCACCGCCCAACTCGACGACATCGCCGCCGGGCGGCTACGGCTGCCGCCCCCTGCGCAGGAACTGAACACCGACCGCGAGGAGGCCAGCGTGGCCGTGGTCACTCGTCCCCCGCTGTTCGATCGAAGAGGGTTCTGA
- a CDS encoding DUF935 domain-containing protein gives MQTPQGPRGLYLPDGSFRPFDAEALTSEIATRERAGDFLSLMGSHLGILPDPDPVLRARGDDVLVLNDLAADDQVTTAMLGRKNRVLNRRDYALEPGQRKGQQADADATLLCDRLTEDMERWDLAGVISGILDAPYYGMTPLELLWRFDGGWWHLADVTPRPPEWFGYNAENELVWRGAAQVEGTPLPAGKFVVARHHPTYRNPYGLRLLSRCLWPVAFKKGGVTFYTTFLEKYGMPWAVGVAPARASRDEKRAMAADLARMVQDAVAVIPHGADVRIETPTGQVGDLHEAFLRRWDASISKVLMGQTLTVELDGKGGSRAASDTHKDVADDIAEADRRLVEAALNEVAWVYAQINRPAALAPLFAYSEPEDLLAKAQLDKTLTDTGVVFRKAHYQRTYSLDPEEFDVRQPEATPPGGAASPALFSSPRATSSEPDPEDGASLAELAQRTIDATIERHLPEALRANAAIVTQLEKAVQTAESWNDLHLLLAEHLGRALEPDALESLLTELMLAASAYGHAAAEAEEQGGA, from the coding sequence ATGCAAACCCCGCAAGGCCCACGCGGCCTGTACCTGCCTGACGGCAGTTTCAGACCCTTCGACGCCGAGGCGTTGACCTCGGAGATCGCCACGCGAGAGCGGGCGGGCGACTTCCTTTCCCTCATGGGCAGCCACCTCGGCATTCTGCCCGACCCCGACCCGGTATTGCGCGCCCGTGGTGACGATGTACTGGTGCTCAACGACCTCGCGGCGGACGATCAGGTGACCACGGCCATGCTGGGCCGCAAGAACCGGGTGCTCAATCGCCGTGACTACGCTCTGGAACCGGGCCAGCGCAAAGGCCAGCAGGCAGATGCCGACGCCACGCTGCTATGCGACAGGCTCACTGAAGACATGGAGCGATGGGATCTTGCCGGGGTCATCTCCGGCATCCTCGATGCGCCGTACTACGGCATGACACCGCTCGAACTGCTCTGGCGTTTCGACGGGGGCTGGTGGCACCTTGCGGATGTCACCCCCCGCCCGCCGGAATGGTTCGGCTACAATGCCGAGAATGAACTCGTCTGGCGCGGGGCCGCGCAGGTAGAGGGCACGCCCCTGCCTGCGGGCAAGTTCGTGGTGGCCCGGCATCACCCCACCTATCGCAACCCCTACGGCCTGCGGCTGCTCTCGCGTTGCCTCTGGCCCGTGGCCTTCAAGAAGGGCGGCGTCACCTTCTACACCACCTTTCTTGAGAAGTACGGCATGCCATGGGCCGTGGGCGTGGCCCCGGCCAGAGCCAGCAGGGATGAGAAGCGGGCCATGGCGGCAGACCTCGCCCGCATGGTGCAAGACGCGGTGGCCGTCATCCCCCACGGGGCGGATGTACGCATCGAGACGCCCACAGGGCAGGTGGGTGACCTGCACGAAGCCTTCCTGCGCCGGTGGGACGCCTCCATATCCAAGGTGCTCATGGGGCAGACCCTCACCGTGGAACTGGACGGCAAGGGCGGCTCACGCGCAGCGTCCGACACGCACAAGGACGTGGCGGACGACATCGCCGAGGCCGACCGCCGACTGGTGGAGGCGGCCCTGAACGAGGTCGCGTGGGTCTACGCGCAGATCAACCGCCCGGCGGCACTTGCTCCGCTCTTCGCCTACAGCGAGCCGGAAGACCTGCTGGCCAAGGCGCAACTGGACAAGACGCTCACCGACACCGGGGTGGTGTTCCGCAAGGCGCATTACCAGAGAACGTATTCACTCGACCCCGAAGAGTTCGATGTGCGCCAGCCGGAAGCCACGCCCCCGGGCGGCGCGGCGTCCCCCGCCTTGTTCTCGTCCCCCCGGGCGACCTCCTCCGAACCCGACCCGGAAGATGGTGCGTCGCTCGCCGAACTGGCCCAACGCACCATCGACGCCACCATAGAGCGTCACCTGCCTGAAGCCCTGCGAGCGAACGCCGCCATTGTCACGCAACTTGAGAAAGCCGTGCAGACTGCGGAAAGCTGGAACGACCTGCATCTTCTGCTGGCGGAACATCTGGGCAGGGCCTTGGAGCCGGACGCCCTTGAATCGTTGCTGACCGAACTCATGCTCGCGGCCTCGGCCTATGGCCACGCCGCCGCCGAAGCTGAAGAGCAAGGGGGTGCGTGA
- a CDS encoding phage protease, whose product MTAQPETAWIAIARTGTWKDSSGKSHTFTTRDFDAIIRNYDPATEEAPLVFGHPAEDAPAYGWVQALRRDGETLLAQLAQVPAAVREVVQSGAYRYVSMALHPGGDRLRHVGLLGAVPPAIKGLGPVQLADGEGVVSIQFAASGREAPGGSMTPEELQKRLGALEQQLQALNEANAALKEQLATSEKGRAEAEQAKATAEEGKATVEAEFSAYRGEQVKASRMARLERLTAEGRVTPGEHKDILAQVEALSKVPDPVEFSDGVKETLEERLWKGLEARTPSGLAMTFSAPGGPAHGPAHPPFRQPEASTPDLSRKI is encoded by the coding sequence ATGACAGCACAGCCCGAAACCGCGTGGATAGCCATCGCCCGCACCGGCACATGGAAGGACAGCAGCGGCAAGAGCCATACGTTCACGACCCGCGACTTCGACGCCATCATCCGCAACTACGACCCCGCCACCGAAGAGGCCCCGCTGGTGTTCGGGCACCCCGCCGAAGACGCTCCGGCCTACGGCTGGGTGCAAGCCCTGCGGCGTGACGGAGAGACATTGCTCGCACAGCTTGCACAGGTTCCGGCAGCCGTGCGCGAGGTCGTGCAGAGTGGGGCCTATCGGTACGTGTCCATGGCCCTGCACCCCGGCGGCGATCGCCTGCGGCATGTGGGGCTGCTGGGAGCCGTACCGCCAGCCATCAAGGGCCTCGGCCCGGTGCAACTGGCCGACGGCGAGGGCGTCGTCTCCATCCAGTTCGCCGCGTCGGGGCGTGAAGCCCCCGGAGGAAGCATGACCCCTGAAGAGTTGCAGAAGCGCCTCGGCGCACTGGAGCAGCAGCTGCAGGCCCTGAACGAGGCCAACGCCGCGCTCAAGGAACAGCTGGCCACCAGCGAGAAAGGCCGTGCCGAGGCCGAGCAGGCCAAGGCCACCGCAGAAGAAGGCAAGGCCACGGTCGAAGCGGAGTTCTCCGCCTACCGTGGCGAGCAGGTCAAGGCGTCCCGCATGGCCCGCCTCGAACGCCTCACCGCCGAAGGCCGGGTCACCCCCGGCGAACACAAGGACATCCTCGCACAGGTCGAGGCCCTCTCGAAGGTGCCCGACCCCGTGGAGTTCAGCGACGGCGTCAAAGAGACGCTGGAGGAGCGTCTCTGGAAGGGGCTTGAGGCCCGCACCCCCTCCGGCCTTGCCATGACCTTCTCCGCGCCCGGCGGCCCGGCCCATGGCCCGGCCCATCCCCCGTTCCGCCAGCCCGAAGCCTCCACCCCCGACCTCTCACGCAAGATCTAG
- a CDS encoding HU family DNA-binding protein yields the protein MNRKELVSAVQNTLERTGCKITRRDVERTLDVFGDVAAAELLEGGDVPLPVLGKLRSVERAARAGRNPRTGESIAIPARRVVTFKAGKDLREALG from the coding sequence ATGAACAGGAAGGAACTCGTGTCGGCGGTGCAGAACACGCTGGAACGGACGGGCTGCAAGATCACGCGCCGTGATGTCGAGCGCACTCTGGATGTCTTTGGGGACGTGGCGGCTGCGGAACTGCTCGAAGGGGGCGACGTGCCCCTGCCTGTGCTGGGCAAGCTGCGATCGGTCGAGCGTGCCGCGCGCGCCGGGCGCAACCCGCGCACGGGCGAGTCCATCGCCATCCCTGCCCGGCGGGTGGTGACGTTCAAGGCGGGAAAAGACCTGCGCGAAGCCCTTGGATAG
- a CDS encoding OB-fold putative lipoprotein, which translates to MTQFFGAITAIAMLAALVGIILPKQLLFFLQPHHRTRLKAFGFYFVIALACSLVGTALMSPEEKTRQAQVRQEAEAVRAVEKAEKERAQKAEAEAKAKAEAQALQASRISARDLWAAYDANEVAADNKYKGKRILVVGTATDIKKDITGSPYVAMAVDQFGLTGVNCIMEDEASAAKISRGAKIQVVGTVNGMSIGNVFLRDCQIN; encoded by the coding sequence ATGACTCAGTTTTTTGGAGCGATTACTGCTATTGCAATGCTTGCTGCGCTGGTCGGGATCATTCTTCCCAAGCAACTGTTGTTCTTCTTGCAGCCGCACCACAGAACGCGCCTTAAGGCGTTTGGCTTTTACTTTGTCATTGCCCTTGCCTGTTCTCTCGTAGGCACTGCGCTCATGAGTCCCGAAGAAAAAACGAGGCAAGCCCAAGTGCGACAAGAGGCAGAAGCTGTGCGAGCCGTAGAGAAGGCAGAAAAGGAGCGTGCGCAAAAAGCCGAAGCAGAGGCCAAGGCAAAAGCCGAGGCGCAGGCCCTCCAAGCCTCACGCATCAGTGCGAGGGATCTGTGGGCTGCCTATGATGCGAATGAAGTGGCTGCCGACAACAAATACAAGGGCAAGAGAATCCTCGTTGTTGGCACGGCCACGGACATCAAGAAAGACATCACAGGGTCTCCGTATGTCGCGATGGCAGTCGACCAGTTTGGCCTTACCGGGGTCAACTGCATCATGGAGGACGAGGCAAGTGCTGCGAAAATAAGCCGTGGGGCCAAGATCCAAGTCGTGGGCACGGTCAACGGCATGAGCATCGGCAACGTCTTCTTGCGAGACTGCCAGATTAACTAA
- a CDS encoding regulatory protein GemA, with amino-acid sequence MRTHPAQRRAMLAKTAIAVKQLGLDDETFRAMLRNLFGRESRKELNDHELALLCDHLATLGASFTAKDAPREGKPFRRKAAGRRSDWYEIPEGPLAALKRKIAAMWRELGYDMTSLDTRVRRSFGVDAFRWLEDERHLRTLLADLETRLHAQRRKGQA; translated from the coding sequence ATGAGAACGCATCCCGCACAGCGCAGGGCCATGCTGGCCAAGACGGCCATCGCCGTGAAGCAACTCGGCCTCGATGACGAGACGTTCCGCGCCATGCTCCGCAACCTCTTCGGTCGCGAGTCGCGCAAGGAACTCAACGACCATGAACTGGCCCTGTTGTGTGACCATCTCGCCACGCTGGGAGCCTCGTTCACGGCCAAGGATGCTCCCCGTGAAGGCAAGCCCTTCCGGCGCAAGGCCGCCGGGCGGCGTTCGGACTGGTACGAGATCCCCGAAGGGCCACTGGCCGCGCTGAAGCGCAAGATCGCCGCGATGTGGCGCGAACTCGGGTACGACATGACCAGCCTCGACACCCGTGTCCGCCGTTCGTTCGGAGTGGATGCCTTTCGCTGGCTCGAAGACGAGCGCCATCTGCGCACCCTGCTTGCCGACCTCGAAACCCGCCTGCACGCGCAACGGCGCAAGGGCCAAGCATGA
- a CDS encoding lipoprotein produces the protein MPRAMQPLLASTVLGSMLALCGLTGCASRPAPPPSVLVVATQPCPAPVRPVLPMLDGTLPFDAPPNVAALLKRDDALRGYAKGLEAAVDCYRAQTAPMENR, from the coding sequence ATGCCACGCGCCATGCAGCCGCTGCTCGCCTCAACCGTCCTTGGTAGCATGCTGGCCCTTTGCGGGCTGACGGGGTGTGCCTCACGTCCTGCGCCGCCGCCATCGGTGCTCGTCGTGGCAACGCAGCCGTGCCCGGCCCCGGTTCGGCCCGTCTTGCCCATGCTGGACGGCACGCTCCCCTTCGATGCACCGCCCAACGTGGCGGCCCTGCTGAAACGCGACGACGCCTTGCGCGGCTACGCCAAGGGCCTTGAGGCCGCTGTGGACTGCTACCGCGCCCAAACCGCACCTATGGAGAACCGATGA
- a CDS encoding putative holin, with amino-acid sequence MRFFPSLASLFHRLPRMGWCLALSVLLLGLVGLFSPQQLPVIIYKGSLLSLAGTGGYWLDRWAFPYARPDSYLVYEWKDEDEFSDGVEDYPVVENCQRLFIAASLRRAAVMAVAMLAVGLGL; translated from the coding sequence ATGCGTTTCTTCCCCTCGCTTGCTTCCCTGTTCCACCGCCTGCCCCGCATGGGCTGGTGCCTAGCCCTCTCTGTCCTGCTGCTGGGGCTGGTGGGCCTCTTCTCTCCGCAGCAGCTACCCGTCATCATCTACAAAGGATCGCTCCTCTCCCTTGCGGGGACAGGGGGCTACTGGCTCGACCGCTGGGCCTTTCCGTACGCACGCCCGGATTCGTACCTCGTGTACGAATGGAAGGACGAGGACGAGTTCAGCGACGGCGTTGAGGACTACCCGGTGGTGGAGAACTGCCAGCGCCTGTTCATCGCCGCGAGCCTTCGCCGGGCCGCCGTCATGGCAGTGGCGATGCTGGCCGTGGGGCTGGGGCTGTGA
- a CDS encoding phage virion morphogenesis protein, with product MAKTGVSLEWNGLDRTLGRAARELANRRAILDAVGETLVSSTIQRFRDGEGPDGEPWEASHRAKEEEGQTLVDTARLRNSIGHAVTNDAVLVGTAVEYAAIHQYGGKTGRGHAVTMPARPYLGLSQEDAKEVQNLLAQHLASAFRR from the coding sequence ATGGCCAAGACAGGAGTCTCACTCGAATGGAACGGCCTTGACCGGACGCTGGGCCGGGCCGCCAGAGAACTGGCGAACAGGCGGGCCATACTCGATGCCGTGGGCGAGACGCTCGTGTCGTCCACCATCCAGCGGTTCCGCGATGGCGAAGGGCCGGACGGTGAACCATGGGAGGCGTCACACAGGGCCAAGGAGGAAGAGGGGCAGACGCTGGTGGATACGGCGCGGCTTCGCAACTCCATCGGTCATGCCGTCACGAACGACGCCGTGCTGGTGGGCACAGCCGTGGAATACGCGGCCATACATCAATATGGCGGCAAGACCGGGCGCGGCCACGCGGTGACCATGCCTGCAAGGCCCTACCTCGGCCTGTCACAGGAAGACGCGAAAGAGGTGCAGAACCTCCTCGCGCAGCATCTAGCCAGCGCCTTCAGGCGCTGA
- a CDS encoding head decoration protein: MPANEGVLGTFSFKGEHAHTMDHPPVLRQGAVKASSGIYPAGLVLMRDAQDKLVPWDGSATPAGVCDVPCDTATSASCIYLAHGSVRAAALTKTGGATLTPADLRSLEKATIYAL, encoded by the coding sequence ATGCCCGCCAACGAAGGGGTGCTCGGCACCTTCTCTTTCAAGGGTGAACACGCCCACACCATGGATCACCCGCCCGTGCTGCGTCAGGGCGCGGTGAAGGCCTCCAGCGGCATCTACCCCGCTGGCCTCGTCCTCATGCGCGACGCGCAGGACAAGCTCGTGCCGTGGGACGGCTCCGCCACGCCTGCGGGCGTGTGCGACGTCCCCTGCGACACCGCCACCAGCGCAAGCTGCATCTATCTGGCCCACGGCTCGGTACGGGCCGCCGCTCTGACCAAGACAGGCGGCGCGACCCTCACCCCCGCCGACCTTCGCAGCCTCGAAAAGGCCACCATCTACGCCCTGTAG
- a CDS encoding phage minor head protein, translating to MPPSITELTVKPLPPEEALAFWRDKTPITAEVFKSLEAGARARAFAVVGLARLDQVSALQTALADALEQGETLASFQKRAAAIIEEAGWKGRRVENIFRTNVQQAYQAGRYVQMRRASKARPYWQYVAVQDRRTRPAHAVLDGKVYPADHEFWNAHYPPNGFQCRCTVRSLSPRQVEAERLTVERNMPGPQVWTDAKTGMEHFVNMPGPDRGFAGNPGKDWLQGLAPSPLDDGAVVFPQAPALCRRGGPAFADHDQKGDPCRPPLASLDPRHILPIREADLLPRGLAHTAYVRAFLAEFGLNDMDASTVITLPGVKMPVVISKALLIDKASGEFKVTKEGREAYLRLLARTIKSPYEIWLTPAALAGRRHAALRLIRLFRGKGTTIGGFAVFSLIGRNWHGSTVFNPKGTNTKSMLEYLERQRAGTLLYREGE from the coding sequence ATGCCCCCCTCCATCACCGAACTCACGGTCAAGCCGCTGCCGCCTGAAGAGGCGCTGGCCTTCTGGCGAGACAAGACGCCCATCACCGCAGAGGTCTTCAAGTCGCTGGAAGCGGGAGCACGGGCGCGGGCCTTTGCCGTGGTGGGGCTGGCGCGGCTCGATCAGGTGAGTGCGTTACAGACTGCGCTGGCAGACGCTCTGGAACAGGGAGAGACGCTGGCCTCGTTCCAGAAGCGGGCCGCCGCCATCATCGAAGAGGCGGGCTGGAAGGGCCGCCGGGTGGAGAACATCTTCCGCACCAACGTGCAGCAGGCCTATCAGGCCGGGCGCTACGTCCAGATGCGCAGGGCCAGCAAGGCCCGCCCCTACTGGCAGTATGTGGCGGTACAGGACAGGCGCACCCGGCCAGCCCACGCCGTGCTCGACGGCAAGGTCTACCCCGCCGACCACGAGTTCTGGAACGCTCACTACCCGCCCAACGGATTCCAGTGCCGTTGCACGGTACGCAGCCTCTCGCCCCGTCAGGTCGAGGCGGAAAGGCTGACCGTGGAGCGCAACATGCCGGGGCCGCAGGTCTGGACGGACGCCAAGACGGGCATGGAGCACTTCGTGAACATGCCCGGCCCGGACAGGGGCTTTGCGGGCAACCCCGGCAAGGACTGGCTGCAGGGACTCGCCCCCTCGCCACTGGATGACGGCGCGGTGGTCTTTCCGCAAGCCCCGGCCCTGTGCCGCCGGGGCGGCCCGGCCTTTGCCGACCACGACCAGAAGGGCGACCCGTGCCGTCCTCCGCTCGCATCCCTCGACCCGCGTCACATCCTGCCCATACGCGAGGCAGACCTGCTGCCGCGCGGTCTGGCCCACACGGCATATGTGCGGGCCTTCCTTGCCGAGTTCGGCCTGAACGACATGGACGCCAGCACGGTGATCACGCTGCCGGGCGTGAAGATGCCCGTGGTCATCAGCAAGGCCCTCCTCATCGACAAGGCCAGCGGAGAGTTCAAGGTGACCAAGGAGGGCCGTGAAGCCTATCTGCGCCTGCTGGCTCGCACGATCAAATCCCCCTACGAGATATGGCTCACACCCGCCGCCCTCGCGGGAAGAAGGCATGCGGCGCTACGCCTCATCCGCCTTTTCAGGGGAAAGGGAACCACCATCGGAGGCTTTGCCGTGTTCTCGCTCATAGGCCGTAACTGGCACGGCAGCACGGTGTTCAACCCGAAGGGGACGAACACCAAGAGCATGCTGGAGTATCTGGAGCGGCAGCGCGCAGGGACGCTGCTCTATCGGGAGGGGGAATAA
- a CDS encoding transglycosylase SLT domain-containing protein, whose product MKVRSYPALPTCMGCCLLLVLALMWTSVTKAAPSIPAQALQHRYQLIREARVQWGMSAPTATFAAQIHQESTWNADAVSPVGAQGLAQFMPATARWLPQVAPDTGKPLPFNPAWSLRALVTYDRWLWQRVQAVTPCDRMAMTLAAYNGGLGWVQRDARLAAARGLDARRWWDNVETVNAGRNRAALTENRGYPRRILLTLEPAYMAAGWGGGICSEGGRHD is encoded by the coding sequence ATGAAGGTGCGTTCTTACCCCGCATTGCCCACCTGCATGGGTTGTTGCCTGCTGTTGGTGCTGGCCCTCATGTGGACATCAGTCACCAAGGCCGCCCCATCCATCCCCGCGCAAGCCCTCCAGCACCGTTATCAACTCATTCGTGAAGCACGTGTGCAATGGGGGATGTCTGCACCCACAGCCACCTTCGCCGCGCAGATCCACCAAGAGAGCACGTGGAACGCCGACGCCGTGTCGCCGGTGGGCGCGCAGGGGCTGGCGCAGTTCATGCCCGCAACCGCCCGCTGGTTGCCGCAGGTGGCCCCGGACACGGGCAAGCCCTTGCCGTTCAACCCCGCGTGGTCACTCCGCGCCCTTGTCACCTACGACCGCTGGCTATGGCAGCGGGTGCAGGCCGTCACGCCCTGCGACCGCATGGCCATGACGCTGGCCGCCTACAACGGCGGCCTCGGCTGGGTGCAGCGCGATGCCCGGCTTGCCGCCGCACGCGGACTGGATGCCCGGCGGTGGTGGGACAACGTGGAGACCGTCAACGCCGGACGCAATCGTGCGGCGTTGACCGAGAACCGGGGCTACCCCCGGCGCATCCTGCTGACGCTGGAACCCGCCTACATGGCGGCGGGCTGGGGCGGGGGCATATGCAGTGAAGGGGGTCGGCATGACTAG
- a CDS encoding host-nuclease inhibitor Gam family protein, with product MSRRKPNPVIVADIRQAEGALAEIATIDRKVGEIEAQMNEAIDAAKARASQKSAPLLARRKELEDGVATFATLNKTEMFKDRKSLDLGFGTIGFRLSTQIVQMSKITKDMTLERLRQFGISEGIRIKEDVNKEAMQGWPDERLEMVGLKRRTTDAFYIEINREEVADTAA from the coding sequence ATGAGCAGACGCAAGCCCAACCCCGTCATCGTGGCGGACATCCGGCAGGCCGAGGGGGCACTGGCCGAGATCGCCACCATCGACCGCAAGGTGGGTGAGATCGAGGCGCAGATGAACGAGGCCATCGATGCCGCCAAGGCCCGTGCCAGCCAGAAGAGTGCGCCGCTCCTCGCCCGCCGCAAGGAACTGGAAGACGGCGTGGCCACCTTCGCCACCCTGAACAAGACGGAGATGTTCAAAGACCGCAAGAGCCTCGACCTTGGCTTCGGCACCATAGGCTTCCGGCTCTCCACGCAGATCGTGCAGATGAGCAAGATCACCAAGGACATGACGCTGGAGCGCCTGCGCCAGTTCGGCATCAGCGAAGGCATCCGCATCAAGGAGGACGTGAACAAGGAGGCCATGCAGGGATGGCCCGACGAACGGCTGGAAATGGTGGGTCTCAAGCGCCGCACCACGGATGCGTTCTACATCGAAATCAATCGTGAAGAAGTGGCGGATACCGCTGCCTGA